A genomic stretch from Zeimonas sediminis includes:
- a CDS encoding YeeE/YedE family protein yields MPDIDIAAVQSTVVWATFALALLLGALMNRSNFCTMGAVADIVNMGDWTRMRMWAAAIGVSILGLQLLAVAGLVDPAKTIYTGSSFTWLSYAVGGLLFGFGMVLASGCGSKTLVRIGGGSLKSLVVFLAMGLAAYMTLRGLTGVWRVNLLDPVAVAIAPGQDLPRLLSGGNAGMLDTLRIALAAVIGGGLVAWSLASREAREPDALIGGFGTGLAVVGLWYVSGHLGYVAEHPDTLQEAFVATNTGRAESFTFVAPIAFSLELLLFWSDTSRIVTVGIAAVAGMIAGSCLWALLTRQFRWEGFRGTEDTANHLVGGLLMGAGGVTALGCTVGQGISGLSTLALGSFVAVAAIVAGAVVGLKYQMWRIERMG; encoded by the coding sequence ATGCCCGACATCGACATCGCCGCCGTGCAGAGCACCGTGGTCTGGGCCACCTTCGCGCTCGCCCTGCTGCTCGGCGCGCTCATGAACCGCAGCAACTTCTGCACGATGGGCGCGGTCGCCGACATCGTGAACATGGGCGACTGGACCCGGATGCGAATGTGGGCGGCCGCGATCGGCGTGTCCATCCTGGGCCTGCAGTTGCTGGCCGTCGCCGGGCTCGTCGACCCGGCCAAGACCATCTACACCGGCTCCAGCTTCACCTGGCTGTCCTACGCCGTCGGCGGCCTGCTGTTCGGCTTCGGCATGGTGCTGGCCTCGGGCTGCGGCAGCAAGACGCTGGTCCGGATCGGCGGCGGCTCGCTGAAGTCGCTGGTCGTTTTCCTGGCGATGGGGCTGGCGGCCTACATGACGCTGCGCGGCCTGACCGGCGTTTGGCGGGTCAACCTGCTGGACCCGGTGGCCGTCGCGATCGCGCCGGGCCAGGACCTGCCCCGGCTGCTGTCGGGCGGCAACGCAGGCATGCTCGATACGCTGAGGATCGCGCTGGCCGCGGTCATCGGCGGGGGCCTGGTCGCCTGGAGCCTGGCCAGCCGCGAGGCGCGCGAGCCCGATGCGCTGATCGGCGGCTTCGGCACCGGCCTGGCCGTGGTCGGCCTGTGGTACGTGTCCGGTCACCTGGGCTACGTGGCAGAGCACCCCGACACCCTCCAGGAGGCATTCGTCGCCACCAACACCGGCCGCGCCGAATCCTTCACCTTCGTCGCGCCGATCGCGTTCAGCCTGGAGTTGCTGCTGTTCTGGAGCGACACGAGCCGGATCGTGACCGTGGGCATCGCCGCGGTGGCCGGCATGATCGCCGGCTCCTGCCTGTGGGCGCTGCTCACACGCCAGTTCCGCTGGGAAGGCTTCCGCGGCACCGAGGACACCGCGAACCACCTGGTCGGCGGCCTGCTGATGGGCGCGGGCGGGGTCACCGCGCTGGGCTGCACCGTCGGCCAGGGCATCAGCGGCCTGTCGACGCTGGCGCTCGGCTCCTTCGTGGCCGTGGCCGCGATCGTGGCCGGCGCGGTGGTCGGGCTGAAGTACCAGATGTGGCGAATCGAAAGGATGGGCTGA
- the eda gene encoding bifunctional 4-hydroxy-2-oxoglutarate aldolase/2-dehydro-3-deoxy-phosphogluconate aldolase: MNRPEVRPDPVPSPADSARSSRPADPVGANASLAGLLACPVIPVIVVADADDAVPLARALLAGGVNALEVTLRTPAGLESIRRIAAEVPGALVGAGTVTRPAEMRAVREAGARFALSPGWAPELSEAARDEGIAFVPGVMTPSEAMAAANRGHRELKLFPASVAGGVPMLKALAGPFPDLRFCPTGGVTQDNLAQYLALPNVFAVGGSWLTPADALSARDWARITALAARAAAARG; the protein is encoded by the coding sequence ATGAATCGTCCCGAAGTTCGCCCCGATCCCGTCCCGTCGCCAGCCGATTCGGCTCGGTCGTCGCGCCCCGCCGATCCTGTCGGCGCGAACGCTTCGCTGGCCGGCCTGCTTGCTTGCCCGGTGATTCCGGTCATCGTCGTGGCGGACGCCGACGACGCGGTGCCGCTGGCGCGCGCGCTGCTGGCCGGCGGGGTGAACGCCCTGGAGGTCACGCTGCGAACGCCCGCCGGACTGGAGTCGATCCGGCGGATCGCGGCGGAAGTGCCCGGGGCGCTGGTCGGCGCCGGCACGGTGACCCGGCCCGCCGAGATGCGGGCGGTGCGCGAGGCCGGCGCGCGCTTCGCGCTGTCGCCTGGCTGGGCGCCCGAACTCTCCGAGGCCGCCCGCGACGAGGGCATCGCGTTCGTCCCGGGCGTGATGACCCCGTCGGAGGCGATGGCCGCCGCCAATCGGGGCCATCGGGAGCTGAAGCTCTTCCCGGCTTCGGTGGCGGGGGGCGTGCCGATGCTCAAGGCGCTTGCCGGCCCTTTCCCCGACCTGCGCTTCTGCCCGACCGGCGGCGTCACGCAGGACAACCTGGCCCAGTACCTGGCGCTTCCGAACGTGTTCGCGGTGGGCGGTTCTTGGCTGACGCCGGCCGATGCGCTGTCCGCCCGGGACTGGGCCCGGATCACAGCGCTGGCCGCGCGGGCAGCAGCTGCCAGAGGGTGA
- the ybgF gene encoding tol-pal system protein YbgF has translation MRAALAQGALALALIAGASPAHALFGDDEARKAILDLRGRVQQYQETTDQRLAKIEAQLADLVSRLSNAQLDNQSQADQLRQEISKLRGQIEVQAHELAVTQRQLREQLATVDNRIRRFEPVEVEIDGRKATVDQTERKAFEAALALFRAGDFKSALVAFNQFQGQYPDSAYSPAVHFWIGSSQFALKDYKGAIASHEALVSKFPQNPRVPDALLNIGYAQAESGDRAGARKTLQSLIDRHPQSPAAQLARDRIATLGR, from the coding sequence ATGAGGGCGGCCCTGGCCCAAGGCGCGCTGGCGCTGGCGTTGATCGCCGGCGCCTCGCCGGCGCACGCGCTGTTCGGCGACGACGAGGCCCGCAAGGCGATCCTCGACCTGCGCGGCCGCGTCCAGCAGTACCAGGAGACGACCGACCAGCGGCTCGCCAAGATCGAGGCCCAGCTCGCCGACCTGGTGAGCCGCCTGTCCAACGCGCAGCTCGACAACCAGTCGCAGGCCGACCAGCTCAGGCAGGAGATCAGCAAGCTGCGCGGCCAGATCGAGGTGCAGGCGCACGAGCTCGCGGTCACGCAGCGCCAGCTGCGCGAGCAGCTCGCCACCGTCGACAACCGGATCCGCCGCTTCGAGCCGGTCGAGGTCGAGATCGACGGCCGCAAGGCCACGGTCGACCAGACCGAGCGGAAGGCCTTCGAGGCCGCGCTCGCGCTGTTCCGCGCCGGCGACTTCAAGTCGGCGCTGGTCGCGTTCAACCAGTTCCAGGGCCAGTATCCCGACAGCGCCTACTCGCCAGCCGTCCATTTCTGGATCGGCAGCAGCCAGTTCGCGCTGAAGGACTACAAGGGGGCGATCGCCAGCCACGAGGCGCTGGTCTCCAAGTTCCCGCAGAACCCGCGGGTGCCCGACGCGCTGCTGAACATCGGCTATGCGCAGGCCGAGAGCGGCGACCGCGCGGGCGCCCGCAAGACGCTGCAGTCGCTGATCGACAGGCACCCGCAGAGCCCGGCCGCCCAGCTGGCCCGCGACCGGATCGCCACGCTGGGGCGCTGA
- the tolB gene encoding Tol-Pal system beta propeller repeat protein TolB, translating to MRHLVLALLGALLLPFAASAQMRIDVSGVGATQYPIAIARFATDGRVPQDVSEVVRGDLQRSGAFRIIEQAAAMSDTAQIDFVDMRRRGADAVLTGSVARLADGRYDIRYRLSDAVRQTTLGGESLVVAEADLRYGAHRIADWVYEKLTGEKGIFSTRIAFVSKQGSRYKLSIADWDGENVVTPLNSPEPIISPSWSRDGSRLAYVSFESKKPVVYVHTLATGQRKAVANFKGSNSAPAWSPDGRTLAVALTIDGLSQIYLIPSDGSAPPKRLTTSTSIDTEPVFTPDGSALYFTSDRGGSPQIYRMPVSGGDASRVTFSATYNVSPRISPDGRSLAYVSRRDGKFLVVVRDLASGAERVLSEGGREESPSFAPNGRWIMYATQAGGRDSLVAASVDGRVRQRLTSNAGDIREPTWGPFSN from the coding sequence ATGAGGCATCTCGTCCTCGCGCTGCTTGGCGCACTGCTGCTTCCGTTCGCCGCATCGGCCCAGATGCGGATCGACGTTTCCGGGGTCGGCGCGACGCAGTACCCGATCGCGATCGCCCGCTTCGCCACCGACGGCAGGGTTCCGCAAGACGTGTCCGAGGTCGTGCGCGGCGACCTGCAGCGCAGCGGCGCGTTCCGCATCATCGAGCAGGCCGCCGCGATGTCCGACACCGCGCAGATCGACTTCGTCGACATGCGCCGGCGCGGCGCCGACGCGGTGCTCACCGGCTCGGTCGCGCGGCTGGCCGACGGCCGCTACGACATCCGCTACCGGCTCAGCGACGCCGTGCGCCAGACCACGCTGGGCGGCGAATCGCTGGTCGTGGCCGAGGCCGACCTGCGCTACGGCGCGCACCGTATCGCCGACTGGGTCTACGAGAAGCTCACCGGCGAGAAGGGCATCTTCTCCACGCGGATCGCGTTCGTGTCGAAGCAGGGCAGCCGCTACAAGCTGAGCATCGCCGACTGGGACGGCGAGAACGTGGTCACGCCGCTGAACTCGCCCGAGCCGATCATCTCGCCGAGCTGGTCCCGCGACGGTTCCCGGCTCGCCTACGTGTCCTTCGAGAGCAAGAAGCCGGTCGTCTACGTGCACACGCTGGCCACCGGGCAGCGCAAGGCGGTCGCCAACTTCAAGGGCAGCAACAGCGCGCCGGCCTGGTCGCCCGACGGCCGCACGCTGGCGGTCGCGCTCACGATCGACGGCCTGTCGCAGATCTACCTGATCCCGTCCGACGGCAGCGCGCCGCCCAAGCGCCTGACCACGTCCACCAGCATCGACACCGAGCCGGTGTTCACGCCCGACGGCAGCGCGCTCTACTTCACCTCCGACCGCGGCGGTTCGCCGCAGATATACCGCATGCCTGTCAGCGGAGGCGATGCCTCGCGCGTTACCTTCAGCGCGACCTACAACGTCAGCCCTCGGATCAGCCCCGACGGCCGCTCGCTCGCCTACGTGTCGCGGCGCGACGGGAAGTTCCTCGTCGTGGTCCGCGACCTGGCGTCCGGCGCCGAAAGGGTGCTTTCCGAAGGCGGCCGCGAGGAGTCGCCGAGCTTCGCCCCCAACGGCAGATGGATCATGTACGCAACGCAGGCTGGCGGCCGGGACTCGCTGGTCGCGGCCAGTGTCGACGGCCGCGTGCGCCAGCGCCTGACGTCGAATGCCGGCGACATCCGCGAGCCGACCTGGGGTCCGTTCTCGAACTGA
- a CDS encoding biopolymer transporter ExbD — protein MPALASRSRGGRNRRMVNDINVVPYIDVMLVLLVIFMVTAPLVPPGAIDLPRAGRSAAKTDKYIEVQVFADGTMRVRTGNTGDPSERQVARADLESSVRALLAEHGEAMPVVISGDRAVRYERVIEVLGDLQRMNIARVALMVKPGN, from the coding sequence ATGCCCGCCCTCGCTTCCCGTTCGCGCGGCGGCCGCAACCGCCGGATGGTCAACGACATCAACGTCGTGCCCTACATCGACGTGATGCTGGTGCTGCTGGTGATCTTCATGGTCACCGCGCCGCTGGTGCCGCCCGGGGCGATCGACCTGCCGCGCGCCGGTCGAAGCGCGGCCAAGACCGACAAGTACATCGAGGTGCAGGTCTTCGCGGACGGCACGATGCGCGTGCGCACCGGCAACACCGGCGACCCGTCCGAGCGACAGGTGGCGCGCGCCGATCTCGAGTCCTCGGTGCGGGCGCTGCTCGCGGAGCACGGCGAGGCGATGCCGGTCGTCATCAGCGGCGACCGGGCGGTCCGCTACGAGCGGGTGATCGAGGTCCTCGGCGACCTGCAACGGATGAACATCGCGCGGGTCGCGCTGATGGTCAAGCCGGGCAACTGA
- the tolA gene encoding cell envelope integrity protein TolA, with the protein MRFGNKLVRPRPPARRKPPTARGRLRAFALALAMHGLLFAMLFVGIRWQTQSPPAVSAELWVPPPPQQVAKVEPKPVPEPKLVPQPTPPEPTPPPPPPPPPPPPPVKAPEAPDPEIALEKKREEERKREQERLAEEARLAEQKRLAEQKRLEEEKRLAEEKAKRDAEEKAKREAEAKAKREAEEKAKREAEAKAKREAEEKAKREAEAKAKREAEEKAKREAEAKAKREAEAKAKREAEAKAKREAEEKAKREAEAKAKREAEEKAKREAAAEKRRQEYLDSLMAKAGGTEGSASGTAGSGAAAGGGGGTDSGYVARLSSMLRSNTTYQVPPDLQGNPKAVFVVTVGADCTITSVKLKRSSGVPAWDAAAQRGIERTSPLPKQADGSCPKELEISRGPRDDR; encoded by the coding sequence ATGAGATTCGGCAACAAGCTCGTCCGCCCTCGCCCCCCTGCCAGGCGCAAGCCGCCGACCGCTCGCGGCCGGCTGCGGGCATTCGCGCTGGCGCTGGCGATGCACGGGCTGCTGTTCGCCATGCTCTTCGTCGGCATCCGCTGGCAGACGCAGTCGCCGCCGGCAGTCTCGGCCGAATTGTGGGTGCCCCCGCCGCCTCAGCAGGTCGCCAAGGTAGAGCCCAAGCCGGTTCCCGAGCCCAAGCTGGTGCCCCAGCCCACGCCGCCCGAGCCCACGCCACCGCCCCCGCCACCGCCTCCGCCGCCCCCGCCGCCGGTCAAGGCGCCCGAGGCGCCGGATCCGGAGATCGCGCTCGAGAAGAAGCGCGAGGAAGAGCGCAAGCGCGAGCAGGAGCGACTCGCCGAGGAGGCGCGCCTGGCCGAGCAGAAGCGCCTGGCCGAGCAGAAGCGCCTGGAGGAAGAGAAGCGCCTGGCCGAGGAGAAGGCGAAGCGCGACGCCGAGGAAAAGGCGAAGCGGGAAGCCGAGGCGAAAGCGAAACGCGAGGCCGAGGAGAAGGCGAAACGGGAAGCCGAAGCCAAGGCGAAGCGCGAGGCCGAGGAAAAGGCAAAGCGGGAAGCCGAGGCGAAAGCGAAGCGCGAGGCCGAGGAGAAGGCGAAGCGCGAGGCCGAAGCCAAGGCGAAACGCGAAGCCGAAGCGAAGGCGAAGCGCGAGGCCGAAGCCAAGGCGAAGCGCGAAGCCGAGGAGAAGGCGAAGCGCGAGGCCGAAGCCAAGGCGAAGCGCGAAGCCGAGGAGAAGGCGAAACGCGAGGCCGCCGCCGAGAAGCGCCGGCAGGAGTACCTGGACAGCCTGATGGCCAAGGCCGGCGGCACCGAAGGCAGCGCCTCGGGCACGGCGGGCTCCGGCGCGGCGGCCGGCGGCGGAGGCGGCACCGACTCCGGCTACGTGGCGCGATTGTCGTCGATGCTGCGCTCGAACACGACCTACCAGGTCCCGCCCGACCTGCAAGGCAACCCGAAGGCGGTGTTCGTCGTGACGGTGGGCGCCGACTGCACGATCACCTCGGTCAAGCTGAAGCGCTCGAGCGGCGTGCCGGCCTGGGATGCCGCCGCGCAGCGCGGCATCGAGCGCACCAGTCCGCTGCCGAAGCAGGCCGACGGCAGCTGCCCGAAGGAGCTCGAGATTTCCCGCGGCCCACGCGACGATCGCTGA
- a CDS encoding PQQ-dependent sugar dehydrogenase: MTSRFLGRRLAGLAFAFLLAHAIHAQAEDLALELVADGLTAPVEFVEPADGSGRRLIVQQDGVVRVLQRDGRLAPEPFLDLRPAMLKLEQDFEERGLLGFALHPEFRRNGRVFVSYSAPLRAGAPRNWNHTRRVSEFSTPAGDLSHIDPASERVLMELDWPSRKHNGGGLAFGPDGLLYIGLGDSGASHGIGKQVRWQAFDVPREALTWDHLAQDTESLYGKILRIDVDRGFPGYAIPAGNPFAKGGGRPEIWAWGFRNPYRIAFDRGDGSFYVTAVAETLWEAAYRVEGPGNFGWPLMEGTHCVDRLKPRQPPQSCPSRDASGRPILMPVLEYPNMQASHPDTKLGIRGVGTAITGARIYRGSAIPELRGRLLFTDWSADFRKPSGQVFVAQPGDGKGKPWPYRRLQVIDSRIIGLAEDRSGELYLLTNETFGPYGSTGKVFRVVSPRN; encoded by the coding sequence ATGACTTCCAGATTTCTCGGCCGCCGCTTGGCTGGGCTCGCCTTCGCGTTCCTGCTCGCGCACGCGATTCACGCGCAGGCAGAGGATCTTGCGCTGGAGTTGGTCGCCGATGGCCTGACCGCCCCGGTCGAGTTCGTCGAGCCGGCCGACGGAAGCGGGCGCAGGCTCATCGTCCAGCAGGACGGCGTCGTGCGGGTGCTTCAGCGCGACGGGCGGCTTGCGCCAGAGCCCTTCCTCGATCTGCGCCCGGCCATGCTGAAGCTCGAGCAGGACTTCGAGGAACGCGGGCTGCTGGGCTTCGCGCTGCATCCCGAATTCAGGCGCAACGGCCGGGTGTTCGTCAGCTATTCGGCGCCGCTGCGCGCCGGCGCGCCCCGCAACTGGAACCACACCCGGCGAGTCTCCGAGTTCAGCACGCCTGCCGGCGATCTGTCCCACATCGATCCGGCTTCAGAGCGCGTGCTGATGGAGCTCGACTGGCCGAGCCGCAAGCACAACGGCGGCGGGCTCGCGTTCGGCCCCGACGGCCTGCTCTACATCGGCCTGGGCGACAGCGGCGCCTCGCACGGGATCGGCAAGCAGGTGCGCTGGCAGGCCTTCGACGTGCCCCGCGAGGCCCTGACATGGGACCATCTGGCGCAGGACACCGAATCGCTGTACGGCAAGATCCTGCGCATCGACGTCGACCGGGGGTTCCCGGGCTACGCGATTCCGGCCGGCAATCCGTTCGCGAAGGGCGGAGGACGGCCGGAGATCTGGGCCTGGGGCTTTCGCAACCCGTACCGGATCGCCTTCGATCGCGGGGACGGCAGCTTCTACGTGACCGCGGTCGCGGAAACCCTGTGGGAGGCCGCGTATCGCGTCGAGGGGCCGGGCAACTTCGGCTGGCCGCTGATGGAAGGCACCCACTGCGTCGATCGCTTGAAGCCCCGGCAGCCGCCGCAATCGTGCCCGTCGCGCGACGCGAGCGGCCGGCCGATCCTGATGCCGGTGCTCGAGTACCCGAACATGCAGGCCTCGCACCCGGACACGAAGCTCGGGATCCGCGGCGTGGGCACCGCGATCACCGGGGCGCGCATCTACCGGGGGAGCGCAATCCCGGAGCTGAGGGGCAGGTTGCTGTTCACCGACTGGAGCGCCGATTTCCGCAAGCCGAGCGGGCAGGTCTTCGTCGCGCAGCCCGGCGACGGGAAGGGAAAGCCGTGGCCCTACCGGCGCCTGCAGGTGATCGACAGCCGGATCATCGGCCTGGCCGAGGATCGGAGCGGCGAACTCTACCTGCTGACGAACGAGACCTTCGGGCCGTACGGGAGCACCGGCAAGGTGTTCCGGGTGGTGTCGCCCAGGAATTGA
- the ybgC gene encoding tol-pal system-associated acyl-CoA thioesterase, with the protein MRPVTAAANASRAAPDFTLRVRVYYEDTDAGGIVYHANWLRWFERARTDWLRALGVEHSRMLAETGVGFVVRDMSIDYRRPARLDEELLVDVRLVDARRASWTLAQHARRPGETEMLVGATLRIAAVHLASGRPTAIPRDLAERALARGARPNLLPNDE; encoded by the coding sequence ATCCGCCCCGTGACTGCCGCTGCCAACGCCTCGAGGGCCGCCCCCGACTTCACGCTGCGGGTGCGCGTCTACTACGAGGACACCGACGCCGGGGGCATCGTCTACCACGCGAACTGGCTGCGCTGGTTCGAGCGCGCGCGCACCGACTGGCTGCGCGCGCTCGGCGTCGAGCATTCCAGGATGCTCGCCGAGACCGGTGTCGGCTTCGTCGTGCGCGACATGTCCATCGATTACCGCCGTCCCGCCCGCCTCGACGAGGAACTGCTCGTCGACGTCAGGCTGGTCGATGCCAGGCGTGCCAGCTGGACGCTCGCGCAGCATGCCAGGCGCCCCGGCGAGACCGAGATGCTGGTAGGCGCCACGCTGCGGATCGCGGCGGTGCACCTGGCCAGCGGCCGGCCCACGGCCATTCCCCGAGACCTCGCCGAACGCGCGCTGGCGCGCGGCGCCCGACCCAACCTCCTGCCGAACGACGAATGA
- a CDS encoding sugar kinase translates to MADIVAIGEPLFEFNQLPGQSLYRQGFGGDTSNFAIAAARAGASVAYLTRLGDEAFGRQFLELWDREGVDRSAVTLDPDAPTGIYFVSHGPAGHEFTYRRAGSAASRMRFTDAFAERIAGAKWLHLSGITQAIGPEACDAAFAALAHARASGVRVSYDLNFRPRLWPAARAAAIAQATIAACDLFLPSIDEAAMLFGIEDPARLIAFAHGLGARMVAVKLGARGALVSDGGTVHEVPAFAVEPVDATGAGDCFGGVTVARLLAGDSLPEAARAGCAAAALSTTGYGAIDPLPGRERIREALGIPPGADW, encoded by the coding sequence ATGGCCGACATCGTCGCAATCGGCGAACCGCTCTTCGAGTTCAACCAGCTTCCCGGACAGAGCCTGTACCGCCAGGGTTTCGGCGGAGATACCTCGAACTTCGCGATCGCCGCGGCCCGCGCGGGCGCCTCCGTCGCCTACCTGACCCGGCTGGGCGACGAGGCCTTCGGGCGGCAGTTCCTCGAGCTCTGGGACCGCGAAGGCGTCGATCGGTCGGCGGTCACGCTCGATCCCGACGCGCCCACCGGCATCTACTTCGTCAGCCACGGCCCGGCCGGCCACGAGTTCACCTACCGGCGCGCCGGCTCGGCGGCCAGCCGCATGCGCTTCACCGACGCCTTCGCCGAGCGCATCGCCGGCGCGAAGTGGCTGCACCTTTCCGGCATCACGCAGGCGATCGGGCCCGAGGCCTGCGACGCCGCCTTCGCCGCGCTCGCGCACGCCAGGGCGAGCGGGGTCCGCGTCAGCTACGACCTGAATTTCCGTCCCCGGCTCTGGCCGGCCGCTCGCGCGGCCGCTATCGCGCAGGCCACGATCGCGGCCTGCGACCTGTTCCTGCCGTCGATCGACGAAGCCGCGATGCTGTTCGGCATCGAGGATCCGGCCCGGCTGATCGCGTTCGCGCACGGCCTCGGCGCGCGAATGGTGGCGGTCAAGCTCGGGGCGCGCGGCGCGCTGGTCTCCGACGGCGGCACTGTCCACGAGGTGCCCGCCTTCGCCGTCGAGCCGGTCGATGCGACCGGCGCAGGCGACTGCTTCGGCGGCGTCACGGTGGCCCGCCTCCTCGCGGGCGATTCGCTGCCCGAAGCGGCGCGGGCCGGCTGCGCGGCCGCCGCCCTGTCGACGACCGGCTACGGCGCGATCGATCCGCTGCCCGGTCGCGAGCGGATTCGCGAGGCGCTCGGAATTCCGCCCGGCGCCGATTGGTAG
- the tolQ gene encoding protein TolQ yields the protein MNAELSILSLVMQASLLVQLVMAGLVTISIGSWTIIFRKSFTIRAARRATDSFEDDFWSDRDLGSLYQQVRHDSADRGAMARIFEAGMSEFLKTRQQKPGDVQAMLDGSRRAMRATFQREMDALESSLAFLASAGSVSPYIGLFGTVWGIMNSFRGLANVQQATLAAVAPGIAEALVATAIGLFAAIPAVVAYNRFAHDLDRLSSRFDSFIEEFSNILQRQAK from the coding sequence ATGAACGCCGAACTCTCGATCCTGTCGCTGGTCATGCAGGCCAGCCTGCTGGTCCAACTGGTGATGGCCGGCCTGGTGACGATCTCGATCGGCTCCTGGACGATCATCTTCCGCAAGTCGTTCACGATCCGCGCCGCCCGCCGGGCGACCGACTCGTTCGAGGACGACTTCTGGAGCGACCGCGACCTCGGGTCGCTTTACCAGCAGGTGCGGCACGACTCGGCCGATCGCGGCGCCATGGCGAGGATCTTCGAGGCCGGCATGAGCGAGTTCCTGAAGACGCGCCAGCAGAAGCCCGGCGACGTGCAGGCGATGCTCGACGGCTCGCGCCGGGCGATGCGGGCGACCTTCCAGCGCGAGATGGACGCGCTCGAATCGAGCCTCGCCTTCCTGGCCTCGGCCGGCTCGGTCAGCCCCTACATCGGCCTGTTCGGCACGGTCTGGGGGATCATGAACTCGTTCCGCGGCCTGGCGAACGTGCAGCAGGCCACGCTGGCGGCAGTCGCCCCCGGCATCGCCGAGGCGCTGGTGGCCACCGCGATCGGCCTGTTCGCGGCGATCCCTGCGGTGGTCGCCTACAACCGGTTCGCTCACGACCTCGACCGGCTGTCGAGCCGCTTCGACAGCTTCATCGAGGAGTTCTCGAACATCCTGCAACGACAGGCCAAGTAA
- the queC gene encoding 7-cyano-7-deazaguanine synthase QueC: protein MEASRTSGAARAVVLLSGGLDSATVLAIARSRGFECYALSVDYGQRHRAELDAAVRVAGMLGATRHVIAEVDLSRFGGSALTDASIPVPEADAPAPSGPTASIPVTYVPARNTIMLSIALGWAEVLGADDIFFGANAVDYSGYPDCRPEYVEAFERMANLATKSAVEGRALHVHAPIIRLSKAEIIRQGALLGVDFSQTVSCYQADHAGRACGRCDSCRIRREGFAAAGLPDPTRYQPG, encoded by the coding sequence ATGGAAGCCTCCCGGACGAGCGGCGCTGCGCGCGCGGTCGTGCTGCTGTCCGGCGGGCTGGACTCCGCGACCGTGCTGGCGATCGCCCGCTCGCGCGGCTTCGAGTGCTACGCGCTGTCGGTCGACTACGGCCAGCGGCACCGGGCCGAGCTCGACGCCGCCGTCCGCGTGGCCGGCATGCTCGGCGCAACGCGCCACGTGATCGCCGAGGTCGACCTGTCCCGCTTCGGTGGCTCGGCCCTAACCGACGCCTCGATCCCGGTGCCCGAGGCCGACGCGCCCGCACCGTCCGGCCCGACCGCGTCGATCCCGGTCACCTACGTGCCGGCCCGCAACACGATCATGCTGTCGATCGCGCTGGGCTGGGCCGAGGTGCTCGGCGCCGACGACATCTTCTTCGGCGCCAACGCGGTCGACTACTCCGGCTACCCGGACTGCAGGCCCGAATACGTCGAGGCCTTCGAGCGCATGGCCAACCTGGCCACCAAGTCCGCGGTCGAGGGCCGCGCGCTGCACGTGCACGCGCCGATCATCCGGTTGTCCAAGGCCGAGATCATCCGGCAGGGCGCGCTGCTCGGCGTGGATTTCTCGCAGACGGTCAGCTGCTACCAGGCCGACCATGCCGGCCGGGCCTGCGGACGCTGCGATTCCTGCCGGATCCGACGCGAGGGTTTCGCGGCGGCCGGCCTTCCCGACCCCACCCGTTACCAGCCGGGCTGA
- the pal gene encoding peptidoglycan-associated lipoprotein Pal: MNATTKLLIAGLTAALLSACSSGVKLEDTAQGAAPVESRTGDAGQAGTGADASGAGSRGVQQVTLGDKDPLNDPASPLSRRSIYFDFDSFAIRDEYRGTIDAHARYLTSNQGRRVLIQGNTDERGSREYNLALGQKRAEAVRRALAVLGVSEGQMEAVSLGEERPRATGSDEASWAENRRADLVYQ; this comes from the coding sequence ATGAACGCCACGACCAAGCTCCTTATCGCCGGCCTGACCGCCGCGCTCCTGTCCGCCTGCAGCTCGGGCGTCAAGCTCGAGGACACCGCCCAGGGAGCGGCGCCGGTCGAGAGCCGCACCGGAGATGCCGGCCAGGCCGGCACCGGAGCCGACGCCTCGGGCGCCGGCTCGCGCGGCGTGCAGCAGGTCACCCTCGGGGACAAGGACCCGCTGAACGATCCGGCCAGCCCGCTGTCCCGTCGCAGCATCTACTTCGACTTCGACAGCTTCGCGATCCGCGACGAATACCGCGGCACCATCGACGCGCACGCCCGCTACCTCACGTCGAACCAGGGCCGTCGGGTGCTGATCCAGGGCAACACCGACGAGCGCGGCAGCCGCGAGTACAACCTGGCGCTGGGCCAGAAGCGGGCCGAGGCCGTGCGACGGGCCCTCGCGGTTCTGGGGGTCTCCGAAGGCCAGATGGAAGCGGTGAGCCTGGGTGAGGAGCGCCCGCGCGCCACCGGCTCCGACGAAGCCTCGTGGGCCGAGAACCGCCGCGCCGACCTGGTGTACCAGTGA